TCAACAGTTCGTTGACTCGCGTCTGGCCGTCGTTGGCCGCCATCGCCATGGCACTACCGCCCAGAAGCAGGGCGGCTGCCAATGTCTTTAACGCAATCATCGTTAACCTCGGCCGCGACGGCCAAAGAAGAAGGAAGCGATGAACATCACCAGGAACACGACAAAGAGAATCTTGGCGATACCCGTGGCGGTGCCCGCGATACCACCGAAGCCCAGTACTGCAGCGATGATGGC
The sequence above is drawn from the Pseudomonas sp. FP2196 genome and encodes:
- a CDS encoding DUF1328 domain-containing protein — its product is MLSWAITFLIIAIIAAVLGFGGIAGTATGIAKILFVVFLVMFIASFFFGRRGRG